The genome window GGCATGGGTTCCTAAAATGGCAAATTGCTTTATCTGATCACCATCCTCCTTCTGTAAAATCCGATATAATATTTCCTTTTGATATAATGGCGCAAGCACAGGGATATCCTTTGGAGTATCAAGCAGCCTTATTAATCTAATTAAGGCATCTGACATTTCAGAGGTGGTTTTATTTACAAGCATCGCTCTTTTAGGAGGATCTGAAACTACTTCCTTATGATTAGCAACTGCTTCTAAAATCTGTTCTGTCGTAAATCCAAGTCTAATACATAAATATGGCTTTTCCTTCATAGCCTCTGTTATTTTCCCGCGAATAGGCAGATGCACAGATATAACTAGATATTGGCTGGAATCATAGCGAAATATCTCCTCCCCCAACATCACTATTTTGGAACCTTGTATAATGAAACAAACAGAAGGCTCGACAATAGAATGAAGCGGTTCTGTTAATGTGGATGCTCGTACAATGCTTAGATGGTTAATTTCTGTTGCGTGTGTACCATCTGTTTTAAAGTGTTTTTCTACTAGATCCGTTAACTCATTTTTATTATTCACCATATCCCCCCTACTTTTCATACATTTTACCTCTTATTTGGAGAATTAGGCAAAGATTATACAGAAATCTTCTATCACTCTTGCTGAAAGTTTTCTTATCATTACAGTATGTTATCTAAAGACTAATAATTAGCTATGGGAGGAAGAAATGAAGCATTTACAAGATAAAGTCGCTATTATAACTGGTTCATCGAGAGGAATAGGAGCAACTATCGCAGAAGAACTTGCTCAATTAGGGGCGAAGGTGATAATTAACTATTCAAGTAGCTCAGAAAAAGCCAAAGAAGTTGTCGCAAGCATCGTGAATAAAGGTGGAGAAGCTATTGCAGTTCAAGCAGATGTCAGTAAAGTTAAAGAGGTAGAACGTTTATTTATAGAAACGCTTCAGCACTTTGGAAAAATAGATATTCTTGTTAATAACGCTGGCATAATGCACACCATACCATTAAAGGCTGTAACAGAAGAAGAATTTGATTTACATTTCTCCATCAATGTAAAAGGAACTTATTTTGCTTGCCAACAAGCGC of Niallia circulans contains these proteins:
- a CDS encoding AraC family transcriptional regulator, which produces MKSRGDMVNNKNELTDLVEKHFKTDGTHATEINHLSIVRASTLTEPLHSIVEPSVCFIIQGSKIVMLGEEIFRYDSSQYLVISVHLPIRGKITEAMKEKPYLCIRLGFTTEQILEAVANHKEVVSDPPKRAMLVNKTTSEMSDALIRLIRLLDTPKDIPVLAPLYQKEILYRILQKEDGDQIKQFAILGTHAQAIKETIKLINQAYAQPLRVEELAKAVNMSLSSFHHNFKLITGMSPLQFQKMIRLQEARRLLIAEGLEAAEAAFQVGYESPSQFSREYSRMFGLPPKSDVKKLQDNWK